In Haloarcula hispanica ATCC 33960, one DNA window encodes the following:
- a CDS encoding ribbon-helix-helix domain-containing protein, whose amino-acid sequence MGRQSDTNNVVKSTVRFPETVMDCVEEMVAEGVFSNKSEFQRFAVEYVLSEIEDYEPEMVDFDELQKEVFQHQPASSGAEMSPEINENFYENAARVRQFAIRGDIETAEEYIDTAYPVTDPRCLLLDDLLEPYRQRETEDE is encoded by the coding sequence ATGGGTCGACAGTCTGATACCAACAACGTGGTCAAATCGACGGTCCGGTTTCCCGAAACGGTGATGGACTGCGTCGAGGAGATGGTAGCGGAGGGTGTCTTCTCGAACAAGTCCGAGTTTCAACGCTTCGCTGTCGAGTACGTCCTTTCGGAGATCGAGGACTACGAGCCCGAGATGGTTGATTTCGACGAGCTACAGAAAGAGGTCTTCCAGCACCAGCCGGCTTCCAGCGGGGCCGAGATGTCGCCGGAGATCAACGAGAACTTCTACGAAAACGCGGCGCGCGTCCGGCAGTTCGCGATCCGCGGTGACATCGAGACGGCAGAGGAGTATATCGACACTGCGTACCCCGTCACCGACCCCCGCTGTTTGCTCCTTGACGACTTGCTCGAACCCTACCGACAGCGCGAAACCGAAGACGAATAG
- a CDS encoding NAD(P)/FAD-dependent oxidoreductase — translation MYTDGRYDYDVAVVGGGPAGLTSALYTTRLGMDTIVINRGGGRAAMMTDTHNVIGVTEDVSGNEFLETAREQVQDYGGTYERGFVESVEPLADDNEDGFTVTTSDDELAVKRVVLATGFADERPDPPLPRTGKGLHWCLHCDAFMFVGEPVFVMGTGEAAAHVAMIMLNYTDDVDILTRGDEPEWSDETQTMLDNHPVDIVDTELSGKRTDDDGWLSAYEFEDGSVREYKGGFPMLGSDYHAELADELGLDRNDDGTVAVDDHGETSISGVYAVGDLTPGHNQIPIAMGEGADAGIAIHKDLRKYPRSVDDIKSEGAVEDVDVPAVSEELFATALTHEGHAAGPHSEATPEARADDD, via the coding sequence ATGTACACCGATGGGCGGTACGACTATGACGTGGCCGTGGTCGGCGGCGGGCCGGCCGGGCTGACGAGCGCACTGTACACCACCCGACTGGGGATGGACACGATCGTTATCAACCGCGGTGGCGGCCGCGCCGCGATGATGACCGACACGCACAACGTCATCGGCGTCACCGAGGACGTTTCGGGGAACGAATTCTTAGAAACTGCACGCGAGCAGGTGCAGGATTACGGCGGGACCTACGAGCGGGGCTTCGTCGAATCGGTCGAACCACTCGCCGACGACAACGAGGACGGGTTCACCGTGACGACGAGCGACGATGAGTTGGCAGTAAAGCGAGTCGTCCTTGCGACCGGGTTCGCCGACGAACGTCCGGATCCGCCGCTGCCGCGGACCGGGAAAGGGCTGCACTGGTGTCTCCACTGTGACGCGTTCATGTTCGTCGGCGAGCCCGTCTTCGTCATGGGCACCGGCGAAGCCGCGGCCCACGTCGCGATGATTATGCTGAATTACACCGACGACGTGGACATACTGACTCGCGGCGACGAGCCGGAGTGGAGCGACGAGACGCAGACGATGCTCGACAATCACCCGGTCGATATCGTCGATACAGAGCTGTCGGGCAAGCGGACTGACGACGACGGCTGGCTATCAGCGTACGAGTTCGAGGACGGGAGCGTTCGGGAGTACAAAGGCGGCTTCCCGATGCTGGGATCGGACTACCACGCTGAACTGGCCGACGAACTGGGACTCGATAGAAACGACGACGGGACTGTGGCCGTCGACGACCACGGCGAGACCAGTATCTCCGGCGTCTACGCCGTCGGAGATCTGACGCCGGGCCACAATCAGATCCCGATCGCCATGGGTGAGGGCGCGGACGCGGGCATCGCGATCCACAAAGACCTCAGGAAGTACCCCCGTTCAGTCGACGACATCAAGTCCGAGGGTGCAGTCGAGGATGTGGACGTTCCCGCGGTCTCCGAAGAACTGTTCGCGACAGCGCTGACGCACGAAGGACACGCCGCCGGGCCACATTCGGAGGCGACGCCAGAAGCCCGCGCTGACGACGACTGA
- a CDS encoding ribonuclease HI family protein: MDRHNQPAGERERLPAETLSPLATRVDELLALYRYELTPAIDAINAAVAGYGGLFDPETSADEIRTAIDELVVSGPPPSQQGAATSDVAQVVLYVDGSAHSNGPAGAGAVIQADETPIARLGRPVGSRTNNNVAEYAALHLGLRALAARCDPETVEIRIDSMTVINHIWGNKESTVKATPYSTAITDHLSALPAHEWTHLADSDPNPADAQATVGADIAALGPG; the protein is encoded by the coding sequence ATGGACCGTCACAATCAGCCAGCAGGTGAGAGAGAGCGTCTGCCAGCGGAGACGCTCTCGCCGCTGGCGACGCGGGTCGACGAGCTGCTGGCCCTGTATCGATACGAACTCACCCCCGCTATCGATGCGATCAATGCTGCCGTCGCTGGCTACGGTGGCCTGTTCGACCCGGAGACATCCGCCGATGAAATACGGACCGCAATCGACGAGCTTGTTGTATCTGGCCCGCCCCCGTCACAGCAGGGCGCGGCTACCTCCGACGTGGCACAGGTAGTGCTCTATGTGGACGGCAGCGCACACAGTAACGGGCCGGCCGGTGCCGGTGCTGTGATTCAGGCCGATGAGACACCGATTGCCCGACTCGGGCGTCCGGTCGGCTCTCGGACGAACAACAACGTCGCCGAATACGCCGCCCTCCATCTCGGACTGCGGGCACTGGCGGCACGGTGTGACCCAGAGACGGTCGAGATACGCATCGATTCGATGACCGTCATCAACCACATCTGGGGTAACAAAGAGAGCACCGTGAAAGCGACGCCGTACAGCACGGCGATCACTGACCACCTGTCGGCGCTGCCCGCCCACGAATGGACGCATCTGGCCGACAGTGATCCGAACCCGGCTGATGCACAGGCGACGGTCGGGGCCGACATCGCAGCCCTCGGCCCTGGGTGA
- a CDS encoding PQQ-dependent sugar dehydrogenase → MDRRTFLAVSGLTAAGTLAGCSAPSDDQQGDGATATASGQADGSETAVETVADGLESPWSVTPLPDGSQLLVTERVGRVVVVDSADGTITPVTGAPSVYASGQGGMLDAALHPDFPDPAWVYLTYSKANDSGASATHLGRGRLNAADAQFETFEQLHVAEPFIDSDGHFGSRVVFGPDGLVYVTVGDRQFKDFGPDHVAQDRTNELGTTLRLTPSGGIPDANPFTDDPDAVDSIFSYGHRNAQGMTVHPDTGDIWQTEFGEQDGDEINIVERGANYGWPVADEGCTYGSGDPIGVSHAERDDVVAPVYSWDCGSGGFPPSGTTFYTGDAFTEWTGDLLVGGLASQYLARFTVDGRTVEEATPLLADRGWRIRDVVVEPETGHVLAAIDSSDAPIVRLRPA, encoded by the coding sequence ATGGACCGACGGACGTTCCTCGCTGTGAGCGGGCTCACGGCCGCTGGAACACTCGCAGGCTGTAGTGCCCCCAGTGACGACCAGCAAGGGGACGGCGCGACAGCGACGGCTTCCGGACAGGCCGACGGTTCAGAGACGGCTGTCGAGACCGTCGCCGACGGACTCGAATCGCCCTGGAGCGTCACGCCGCTGCCCGACGGCTCACAGTTGCTAGTCACAGAGCGCGTCGGCCGCGTGGTGGTGGTCGATTCGGCCGACGGAACAATTACGCCTGTCACTGGCGCACCGTCGGTGTACGCGAGCGGTCAGGGCGGGATGCTCGATGCGGCGCTCCACCCCGACTTTCCGGACCCGGCCTGGGTGTATCTGACATATTCGAAAGCCAACGACAGCGGTGCGTCGGCGACACATCTGGGCCGTGGTCGCCTGAACGCCGCTGACGCGCAGTTCGAGACGTTTGAACAACTGCACGTCGCGGAGCCCTTTATCGACTCTGACGGGCACTTCGGGTCTCGCGTCGTGTTCGGCCCGGACGGGTTGGTGTACGTGACTGTCGGCGACAGACAGTTCAAGGACTTCGGGCCCGACCACGTCGCGCAGGACAGGACGAACGAACTCGGGACCACGCTTCGGCTGACGCCCTCGGGTGGGATTCCCGACGCGAACCCGTTCACCGACGACCCGGACGCGGTCGATTCGATATTCAGCTACGGCCACCGCAACGCCCAGGGGATGACCGTCCACCCCGACACCGGCGACATCTGGCAGACCGAGTTCGGCGAGCAGGACGGCGACGAAATCAACATCGTCGAACGGGGCGCCAACTACGGCTGGCCGGTCGCCGACGAGGGCTGTACCTACGGCAGCGGCGATCCGATCGGCGTCAGCCACGCGGAGCGCGACGACGTTGTTGCACCAGTGTATTCGTGGGACTGCGGATCGGGTGGCTTCCCGCCCAGCGGCACGACGTTCTACACCGGTGACGCCTTCACGGAGTGGACCGGCGACTTGCTCGTCGGCGGGCTGGCCTCACAGTATCTCGCCCGGTTCACCGTCGATGGGCGAACAGTCGAAGAAGCGACGCCCCTCCTCGCCGACCGCGGGTGGCGCATCCGCGACGTGGTGGTCGAGCCCGAAACCGGACACGTCCTCGCTGCAATCGACTCGTCTGACGCACCTATCGTGCGACTCCGCCCCGCCTGA
- a CDS encoding potassium channel family protein produces the protein MNYLVSLMALSGLVLIFAALPVLVVPLFEDAFTSSAPASVRGLDNHVVLCNYGPREEVLIDELTARGVQYVIIKQDREAADELHAAGYTVMSGDPESDAALKRARLEHADALIANVDDETNPSVLLSAREVDSEVRTVSLTEDPTTADYHRFAGADHVLSPKRILGEQLAGKAIGTFDPEAIEGVEIDEDFDIAEFPLQSGSELIGQTIAESGIFERTGAAIIGVWVRGNFHSPPPPDVRFDARSVLVATGRETELDQLKEMTLFEGWHRRGDVVIAGMGVVGRSVTSSLTDAGFEYTTIDPEDHPTVDVVGDATDRDVLRKADIMDAGTVVLALPDDTAAIFATFAIRELNPRIEIIARANEHENVSKLYRAGADYVLSLAAVSGRMLASIVLDEEILSPGTQLKLIRTTVTDAVGKSLADADIRNRTGCTVVAAERERRVITNPAASFVIESGDELIVAGIDENISRFQSTFV, from the coding sequence ATGAACTACCTCGTCTCACTCATGGCACTCTCGGGACTCGTGCTTATTTTCGCGGCCCTCCCGGTGCTCGTGGTCCCGCTCTTCGAGGACGCGTTCACCTCCAGTGCCCCCGCCTCGGTTCGTGGGCTCGATAACCACGTCGTCCTCTGTAACTACGGGCCCCGTGAAGAAGTTCTCATCGACGAACTCACCGCACGCGGCGTCCAGTACGTCATCATCAAGCAGGATCGGGAAGCCGCGGACGAACTCCACGCGGCAGGGTATACGGTTATGTCCGGAGATCCGGAGTCGGACGCGGCCCTCAAGCGTGCCCGACTCGAGCACGCCGACGCCCTGATCGCAAACGTCGACGACGAAACCAACCCGAGCGTCCTCCTCTCGGCTCGGGAGGTCGATTCCGAGGTACGGACGGTCAGCCTGACTGAAGATCCGACCACCGCGGACTACCATCGGTTCGCCGGGGCCGATCATGTCCTCTCGCCCAAGCGAATACTGGGCGAACAGCTCGCGGGCAAAGCCATCGGCACGTTCGACCCCGAAGCTATCGAAGGCGTCGAAATCGACGAAGACTTCGACATCGCGGAGTTCCCGCTCCAGAGCGGCAGCGAACTGATCGGCCAGACCATCGCCGAGAGCGGTATCTTCGAGCGGACAGGTGCCGCCATCATCGGGGTGTGGGTTCGGGGGAATTTCCACAGTCCACCCCCGCCGGATGTCCGATTTGACGCCCGAAGTGTGCTCGTTGCGACCGGGCGAGAGACGGAACTCGACCAGTTGAAGGAGATGACGCTGTTCGAGGGCTGGCACCGTCGGGGAGACGTCGTCATCGCGGGGATGGGTGTCGTTGGACGGTCCGTCACGAGCTCGCTCACAGATGCCGGGTTCGAATACACGACCATTGACCCCGAGGACCACCCAACGGTCGACGTGGTCGGCGATGCGACGGACCGCGATGTCCTCCGTAAGGCGGACATTATGGACGCCGGCACTGTCGTCCTCGCGTTGCCCGACGACACGGCTGCTATCTTCGCGACGTTCGCGATTCGTGAACTGAACCCCCGGATAGAAATCATCGCCCGAGCGAACGAGCACGAAAACGTGTCGAAACTGTACCGCGCCGGTGCCGACTACGTGCTCTCGCTCGCCGCCGTCAGCGGGCGGATGCTCGCGTCAATCGTACTCGACGAGGAAATCCTCTCCCCGGGAACGCAACTGAAACTCATTCGAACGACAGTCACGGACGCTGTCGGCAAATCGCTCGCTGATGCCGACATCCGTAACCGGACCGGCTGTACCGTCGTCGCCGCCGAACGGGAGAGGCGTGTCATCACGAACCCTGCCGCGTCGTTCGTGATCGAATCCGGGGACGAACTCATCGTCGCCGGAATCGACGAGAACATCAGTCGGTTCCAGTCGACATTCGTCTGA
- a CDS encoding inorganic phosphate transporter has product MVSLLLVLGLLVAGFVGFNIGGSSTGVAFGPAVGSKLVRKVTAAALFSVFAFIGAWTVGRNVIVTMSEGIVPAAQFTPVAGVGVLFFTGLSLLVSNIYGVPASTSMTAVGAIVGLGLATGSLNEALMFTIVSAWIVAPLIGLVIGAAIGRYAYPQLEARLSFTRLERQLVQIDRSGRFPRLRLNRNASPRDLIGSALVLAIACYMGFSAGASNAANAVAPLVGNGAVSIDQGVLLAVAAISLGGFTIARRTLATVGDGITDLPILAALIVSSVGATIITVLSYYGIPASLAVSTTCCIIGLGWGRASRAVTLTELATPPSESKPGPNLSTGALAAPSTEEEKPAGPTVGELAAGESPTPETSPSVPAIGEEDIEELTAENLFDPAATSRIVILWVLTPSLSVVGSYLLFALLL; this is encoded by the coding sequence ATGGTCTCGCTGCTTCTCGTCCTCGGTTTACTCGTCGCCGGGTTTGTGGGATTTAACATCGGCGGTTCGTCAACAGGCGTCGCGTTCGGGCCGGCTGTCGGGAGCAAGCTGGTCAGGAAGGTAACAGCGGCGGCACTGTTCAGCGTGTTCGCGTTCATCGGAGCGTGGACAGTCGGCCGCAACGTCATCGTCACGATGAGCGAGGGGATCGTACCGGCCGCACAGTTCACCCCGGTAGCCGGTGTCGGCGTCCTGTTTTTCACTGGCCTCTCGCTGCTGGTTTCAAACATCTATGGCGTCCCCGCATCGACCTCGATGACGGCTGTGGGGGCGATTGTGGGGCTCGGACTCGCGACGGGATCACTCAACGAGGCGTTGATGTTTACAATCGTCTCCGCGTGGATCGTCGCCCCGCTCATCGGCCTCGTCATCGGGGCGGCCATCGGTCGGTACGCCTATCCGCAACTCGAAGCTCGACTGTCGTTTACGCGCCTCGAACGGCAGTTGGTACAGATCGACCGGTCGGGCCGGTTCCCCCGCCTCCGCCTCAACAGAAACGCGTCCCCCCGTGACCTCATCGGGTCGGCGCTGGTGTTGGCCATCGCCTGTTACATGGGTTTCAGCGCGGGGGCCTCGAACGCTGCGAACGCAGTCGCCCCGCTGGTCGGCAACGGGGCCGTCAGTATCGATCAGGGCGTGCTCCTCGCGGTCGCAGCCATCAGCCTCGGTGGGTTCACCATCGCCAGACGCACTCTCGCAACCGTCGGCGACGGCATTACTGACCTACCGATTCTGGCAGCCCTCATCGTCTCCTCCGTCGGTGCGACGATCATCACCGTCCTCTCGTACTACGGCATTCCGGCGAGCCTCGCGGTGAGCACGACCTGCTGTATCATCGGTCTAGGGTGGGGCCGAGCGAGTCGCGCTGTCACGCTTACGGAACTCGCGACGCCACCATCCGAGTCCAAGCCGGGGCCGAATCTCAGTACTGGCGCTCTCGCCGCCCCATCAACCGAGGAAGAGAAGCCAGCGGGTCCAACTGTGGGCGAACTCGCAGCCGGAGAGTCCCCTACCCCCGAGACGTCTCCATCAGTCCCAGCCATTGGCGAGGAGGACATCGAGGAACTGACCGCCGAGAACCTGTTCGATCCGGCAGCGACGAGCCGGATCGTCATTCTCTGGGTCCTCACGCCGTCGCTGTCTGTCGTCGGGTCGTACCTCCTCTTCGCTCTCCTGCTGTGA
- a CDS encoding APC family permease produces MTDQPVDVEPGGENVAGEAPAEEPESVTDDAVVHDDVELERTIGLVGGLAIGIGTMIGAGIFVFPGLAAANAGLAATLSFAIGGLIALLVALPTSELATAMPRSGGGYYFISRGMGTAYGAIVGLGLWLGLMFASAFYLVGLGHYASAVFAELNVALPFSPVIGIGLLFGAALTALSIGGTENTAKIQNVVVGVLLVVLTGFLSYGVLDAVGVFGGGTVPEQFFSKGYLPVLTTAALVFTSYLGFAQVATVAGEIKQPGRNLPLAMVGSVLIVTVFYVVTIFVATSAFGADRLGEFGETAMVEVARDFLGLPGAVAILGAGLLATFSSANASILSASRAVYALSRDALLPRKASEVNLRYGTPHVALLSAGGPILVLVATGRVELLAEVASFLHLIMYGLMCIALIVLRRRNPEWYSPSYQVPGYPVVPVVGALASFGLIVFMQPASIGIGIVVMLASYLWYRYYAGDVTLKGDI; encoded by the coding sequence ATGACTGACCAGCCTGTCGACGTCGAACCGGGAGGCGAGAACGTCGCCGGTGAGGCACCCGCCGAGGAGCCGGAATCCGTCACCGACGACGCGGTCGTCCACGACGACGTCGAACTCGAACGGACTATCGGGCTCGTTGGCGGGCTGGCAATCGGAATCGGGACGATGATCGGGGCCGGAATCTTCGTGTTTCCAGGGCTGGCGGCCGCCAACGCTGGGCTCGCAGCCACGCTCTCCTTTGCGATCGGCGGCCTGATCGCGTTGCTTGTGGCGCTGCCGACCTCCGAACTCGCCACGGCGATGCCCCGAAGTGGTGGCGGCTACTACTTCATCTCGCGGGGGATGGGGACGGCCTACGGCGCAATCGTCGGCCTCGGGCTGTGGCTGGGGCTGATGTTCGCTTCGGCGTTCTATCTGGTCGGGCTCGGTCACTACGCGAGCGCTGTGTTCGCCGAGCTCAACGTCGCGCTCCCGTTCAGTCCGGTCATCGGCATCGGACTGTTGTTCGGGGCCGCACTGACTGCATTGAGTATCGGCGGCACGGAAAATACCGCGAAGATTCAGAACGTGGTGGTCGGGGTTCTCCTCGTCGTACTCACGGGCTTCCTTTCCTACGGTGTCCTCGACGCTGTTGGCGTATTCGGTGGCGGCACCGTGCCGGAGCAGTTCTTCTCGAAAGGGTACCTCCCAGTATTGACGACCGCTGCGCTCGTGTTCACGTCGTATCTGGGGTTCGCTCAGGTCGCAACTGTCGCGGGTGAAATCAAGCAACCGGGTCGGAACCTCCCGCTGGCGATGGTCGGCTCGGTCCTGATCGTTACCGTCTTTTATGTTGTCACGATTTTCGTCGCGACCAGCGCGTTCGGTGCTGATCGGCTGGGGGAATTCGGGGAGACTGCGATGGTCGAAGTCGCCCGTGACTTCCTCGGGCTACCCGGTGCGGTCGCGATCCTGGGTGCCGGGCTGTTGGCGACGTTTTCGAGCGCGAACGCGTCGATTCTCAGTGCCTCGCGGGCAGTGTACGCTCTGAGCCGCGATGCGTTGCTCCCCAGAAAGGCGAGCGAGGTCAACCTCCGCTACGGCACACCACACGTCGCACTGCTCTCCGCTGGCGGCCCGATCCTCGTCCTCGTCGCGACTGGGCGGGTCGAACTCCTCGCCGAAGTCGCTTCGTTCCTCCACCTGATTATGTACGGGCTGATGTGTATCGCCCTGATCGTGTTGCGCCGTCGGAACCCGGAATGGTACTCGCCAAGCTATCAGGTGCCGGGCTATCCGGTGGTCCCGGTCGTGGGCGCGCTCGCGAGTTTCGGACTAATCGTCTTCATGCAGCCCGCGTCAATCGGTATCGGCATCGTGGTCATGCTCGCCTCGTATCTCTGGTACCGTTATTACGCTGGGGACGTGACACTCAAAGGAGACATCTGA
- a CDS encoding universal stress protein, with protein MTDRPSILVPLRVLEGESVPEGVPELLAHAHIVLLGYHVIPEQTAPGQARMQFEDRALERLDDYEAMFEGAGATVERRLVFTHDGQKTIDRMIAEHDCMAVLVPNATGPVEDVLVPVRGAIGVDRLARVVASVFGEMDADVTLYHVADEDTTDDDIQTLLGGMADRLAEFGMDPLRVETRIDRDQDPLDAIADIADSFDTVVMGETDPSLATFVFGMPADQIAERFLGPVFVVQREPAPEDEDE; from the coding sequence ATGACGGACCGACCATCAATACTCGTTCCGCTCCGCGTGCTCGAAGGGGAATCGGTCCCCGAGGGTGTCCCCGAACTTCTCGCACACGCTCACATTGTCCTGCTGGGGTATCACGTCATCCCGGAACAGACTGCTCCCGGACAGGCGCGGATGCAGTTCGAGGACCGGGCCCTGGAACGGCTCGATGACTACGAAGCCATGTTCGAGGGAGCCGGAGCCACTGTCGAGCGGCGGCTCGTGTTCACCCACGACGGCCAGAAGACCATCGACCGTATGATTGCTGAGCACGACTGCATGGCTGTCCTCGTTCCGAACGCGACGGGGCCGGTCGAAGACGTGCTAGTCCCAGTCCGCGGGGCCATCGGGGTCGACCGCCTCGCCCGTGTCGTCGCGAGTGTGTTCGGAGAGATGGACGCCGACGTAACGTTGTATCACGTTGCGGATGAAGACACGACGGACGACGATATCCAGACACTCCTCGGGGGGATGGCGGATCGGTTGGCGGAGTTCGGGATGGACCCCTTGAGGGTCGAGACCCGTATCGACCGCGATCAGGATCCCCTCGACGCGATTGCAGACATAGCTGACTCGTTCGATACGGTTGTCATGGGTGAAACCGACCCGTCCCTGGCGACGTTCGTGTTCGGGATGCCTGCCGACCAGATCGCCGAGCGATTTCTCGGGCCGGTGTTCGTGGTCCAGCGCGAACCCGCTCCGGAGGACGAGGACGAGTAA
- a CDS encoding SCO family protein translates to MRRRTVLKSTGAVGTIVGVAGCLGGGRFGDSNPDVVLEEPDREFESSDVPYPAWGEQIPDVSVPAPAESTEIRLRDVETPALLTFFYSHCQTVCPVLISTQRNIQSHAQNNGYADAVRFLPMTFDPARDTAERLGAYADEMNVDVDSENWQFLRPASKQRAKDVIQEQFGVVFQRTEPEDMDMYMFTHTALTLLVNADGFVERAYRSKSPDEETIISDLNTVRNA, encoded by the coding sequence ATGCGCCGACGGACGGTTCTCAAATCGACCGGTGCGGTTGGAACGATTGTTGGAGTCGCCGGGTGTCTCGGTGGTGGTCGCTTCGGGGATTCGAACCCCGATGTCGTCCTCGAAGAGCCCGACCGCGAGTTCGAGAGCAGCGACGTTCCGTATCCTGCGTGGGGTGAGCAGATTCCGGACGTGAGTGTCCCTGCGCCGGCCGAATCCACAGAGATTCGACTGCGCGACGTTGAAACCCCAGCCCTCCTCACGTTTTTTTACAGCCACTGCCAGACCGTGTGCCCCGTTCTCATCTCGACCCAGCGGAACATTCAGAGCCACGCACAGAACAACGGCTACGCTGATGCGGTCCGGTTCCTCCCGATGACCTTCGACCCCGCTCGTGACACTGCAGAACGACTCGGGGCGTACGCGGACGAGATGAACGTCGACGTCGATAGCGAGAACTGGCAGTTCCTTCGGCCAGCGTCGAAGCAGCGAGCCAAGGATGTCATACAGGAACAGTTCGGGGTTGTGTTCCAGCGAACCGAACCTGAGGACATGGATATGTACATGTTCACGCACACAGCACTGACGCTCCTGGTCAACGCTGATGGGTTCGTCGAGCGTGCCTACCGCTCGAAGTCGCCGGACGAAGAAACCATCATTTCCGACCTGAACACGGTGAGAAACGCGTGA
- a CDS encoding TlpA family protein disulfide reductase translates to MNRRQVVAAMAGLGLTGGSLWVAQNGLSGSQTGNTEQLPIRVETLDAHGSSAGETAVPTPGTVTVIDLFATWCAPCDDQLRILNAMQPEYTDVSFVSVTNERPSETLTRADISAWWNRNGGVWTVGLDPGSELLAALGANGLPYIAITDESGTVQFGHSGLAGEGTLRDELDALV, encoded by the coding sequence GTGAACCGCCGACAGGTCGTGGCAGCGATGGCAGGGCTCGGTCTCACCGGTGGGAGTCTATGGGTTGCCCAGAACGGGCTGTCGGGTAGCCAGACCGGGAACACAGAACAGCTTCCGATCCGCGTGGAGACGCTAGATGCACACGGCTCGTCGGCAGGCGAGACAGCCGTGCCGACCCCGGGAACTGTCACGGTGATCGACCTCTTCGCTACGTGGTGTGCGCCCTGTGACGACCAACTCCGGATACTAAACGCGATGCAGCCCGAGTACACTGACGTGTCGTTCGTCTCAGTGACGAACGAGCGGCCCAGCGAGACACTGACGAGGGCTGACATCAGCGCGTGGTGGAACCGGAACGGCGGTGTCTGGACTGTCGGCCTCGACCCCGGAAGCGAGTTGCTGGCGGCACTCGGGGCGAACGGACTCCCGTACATCGCGATTACTGACGAGAGCGGGACCGTCCAGTTCGGCCACAGCGGACTCGCCGGGGAAGGGACGCTTCGAGACGAACTCGACGCACTGGTGTGA
- a CDS encoding cytochrome c biogenesis protein CcdA, translated as MAGAAVLGTLAFAAGAGITTFFAPCAFPLLPGYIGYYMNESDRDVGMLPPATAAAGGALLALTLVALLVLALGQPLKNALPMLEPVIGLGLIAFGVVMLLNSEPELRVPLPARPASVTGFGVFGAVYAVAAAGCVVPLFFGVVSQALALPLRTSVLVLAVYALGVAIPLVGVTLLAGAGIELWRTVGTHLQRMHQLAAVVMIVAGGGQIYLAVFELGVL; from the coding sequence ATGGCCGGAGCTGCCGTACTCGGGACACTCGCGTTCGCCGCGGGCGCAGGCATCACGACGTTTTTCGCGCCGTGTGCGTTCCCGCTGCTCCCGGGGTATATCGGGTACTACATGAACGAGAGCGACCGAGATGTCGGTATGCTACCACCTGCCACCGCCGCTGCTGGTGGGGCACTCCTTGCGCTTACCCTCGTCGCGCTGCTCGTCCTCGCACTCGGGCAGCCACTGAAAAACGCACTCCCGATGCTCGAACCGGTAATCGGACTCGGTCTGATCGCGTTCGGCGTCGTGATGCTCCTGAACAGTGAGCCAGAACTCCGCGTCCCGTTACCAGCACGACCGGCGTCGGTAACCGGGTTCGGTGTGTTCGGTGCTGTGTACGCGGTCGCTGCAGCGGGCTGTGTCGTCCCGTTGTTCTTCGGTGTGGTCTCTCAGGCCCTCGCGTTGCCACTCCGCACAAGCGTTCTCGTACTGGCGGTGTACGCGCTCGGGGTAGCAATTCCGCTTGTCGGTGTGACACTCCTTGCGGGCGCTGGCATCGAACTCTGGCGCACCGTTGGTACGCACCTGCAACGAATGCACCAGCTTGCAGCCGTCGTGATGATAGTAGCCGGCGGCGGACAGATTTATCTCGCAGTGTTCGAACTCGGTGTCTTGTAG